A genome region from Arachis duranensis cultivar V14167 chromosome 6, aradu.V14167.gnm2.J7QH, whole genome shotgun sequence includes the following:
- the LOC107494852 gene encoding lysine histidine transporter 1: MGTQGPTELNSHTNGSGSVDGKTEREKAIEAWLPITSSRNAKWWYSAFHNVTAMVGAGVLSLPYAMSELGWGPGVTVLVLSWIITLYTLWQMVEMHEMVPGKRFDRYHELGQYAFGEKLGLYIVVPQQLIVEVGVNIVYMVTGGKSLQKFHNTVCSDCKKIKLTFFIMIFASVHFVLSHLPNFNSISGVSLAAAVMSLSYSTIAWAASAHKGVQENVEYGYKSSSRVGTVFGFFNALGDVAFAYAGHNVVLEIQATIPSTPEKPSKGPMWRGVVVAYIVVALCYFPVALVGYWMFGNGVADNILISLEKPKWLIAMANMFVVVHVIGSYQIYAMPVFDMIETVMVKKLNFKPSRILRFIVRNVYVAFTMFIAITFPFFGGLLGFFGGFAFAPTTYFLPCIMWLAIYKPRKFGLSWWANWICIVLGLCLMILSPIGGLRQIILDAKSYKFYS; encoded by the exons ATGGGAACTCAAGGACCAACTGAACTCAACTCTCATACTAATGGCTCTGGCTCT GTTGATGGGAagacagagagagagaaggcAATTGAAGCGTGGCTGCCAATAACTTCTTCGAGAAATGCAAAATGGTGGTACTCGGCTTTTCACAATGTGACAGCCATGGTTGGAGCTGGTGTTCTCAGTCTTCCTTATGCCATGTCCGAACTTGGATG GGGTCCTGGTGTGACTGTACTTGTTCTATCATGGATCATTACCCTGTACACTCTATGGCAAATGGTTGAGATGCATGAAATGGTTCCAGGGAAACGTTTCGACAGGTACCATGAATTGGGTCAATACGCATTCGGCGAAAAGCTTGGTCTTTATATTGTGGTGCCTCAACAGCTTATAGTTGAAGTTGGTGTGAACATAGTGTACATGGTTACTGGAGGCAAATCACTACAGAAGTTCCATAATACTGTTTGTTCGGATTGCAAAAAGATCAAGTTGACTTTCTTCATTATGATTTTTGCCTCTGTTCACTTTGTGTTGTCTCATCTCCCCAATTTCAACTCAATCTCTGGTGTGTCCTTGGCAGCAGCTGTCATGTCCTTAAG TTACTCCACCATTGCATGGGCAGCTTCAGCTCACAAGGGAGTTCAAGAAAATGTGGAGTATGGGTACAAATCTTCAAGCAGAGTAGGAACAGTGTTCGGGTTCTTCAACGCCCTGGGTGACGTGGCGTTCGCCTACGCCGGCCACAACGTGGTGTTGGAAATCCAGGCAACGATTCCGTCGACGCCGGAAAAACCATCCAAGGGTCCAATGTGGAGAGGAGTGGTTGTTGCTTACATAGTTGTGGCTTTGTGCTACTTCCCTGTGGCTCTTGTTGGCTACTGGATGTTTGGAAATGGTGTTGCGGACAACATCCTCATCTCTTTGGAGAAACCCAAGTGGCTTATTGCTATGGCCAACATGTTTGTTGTTGTCCATGTTATTGGAAGTTATCAGATCTATGCAATGCCCGTCTTTGACATGATTGAAACTGTCATGGTCAAGAAACTCAATTTCAAACCAAGCCGAATTCTTCGTTTTATTGTACGCAATGTGTATGTTG CATTCACCATGTTCATTGCTATCACCTTCCCATTTTTCGGGGGTCTCCTGGGATTTTTCGGAGGTTTCGCCTTTGCTCCAACAACCTACTTT CTCCCCTGCATCATGTGGCTAGCGATCTACAAACCAAGGAAATTTGGCTTGTCCTGGTGGGCTAACTGG ATTTGCATTGTGCTTGGCCTATGTTTAATGATTTTATCACCTATTGGAGGATTGAGGCAAATCATACTGGATGCCAAGAGCTACAAGTTCTACTCTTAA